The proteins below are encoded in one region of Candidatus Methylomirabilota bacterium:
- the ccmA gene encoding heme ABC exporter ATP-binding protein CcmA, producing the protein MTAEPVVRVTGLRKAFGAHRVLDGVTLDVRGGEAVALLGANGAGKTTLLRILATLTRPSRGTATVLGHDCAAAPERVRPHIGLLGHGACVYEDLTALENLRFWTALQGLRTDGAALAGALAAVELERFAGERVRTLSAGMKRRLAIARLVLARPRVLLLDEPFAGLDQRAKKWLEGFLEGLKVAGAAMLMAGHSFGRELAVADRIVVLAAGAIALDTPRGALDADEIARLYRQHAEEGA; encoded by the coding sequence ATGACCGCAGAGCCCGTCGTTCGTGTCACCGGTCTCCGCAAGGCCTTCGGCGCCCATCGAGTGCTCGACGGCGTCACGCTCGACGTGCGCGGCGGTGAGGCGGTGGCGCTCCTCGGCGCGAACGGCGCCGGCAAGACGACGCTCCTGCGGATCCTGGCGACTCTCACGCGCCCCTCGCGCGGCACCGCCACCGTCCTCGGCCACGACTGCGCCGCGGCGCCCGAGCGCGTGCGGCCGCACATCGGCCTGCTCGGGCACGGTGCCTGCGTGTACGAGGACCTCACCGCCCTCGAGAACCTCAGGTTCTGGACCGCGCTCCAGGGCCTCCGGACCGACGGCGCCGCGCTCGCGGGGGCCCTCGCGGCGGTCGAGCTCGAGCGGTTCGCGGGCGAGCGCGTGCGCACGCTCTCGGCGGGCATGAAGCGCCGGCTCGCGATCGCCCGCTTGGTGCTGGCCCGCCCGCGCGTCCTCCTGCTCGACGAGCCCTTCGCGGGGCTCGACCAGCGGGCGAAGAAGTGGCTCGAGGGGTTCCTCGAGGGCCTCAAGGTGGCCGGCGCCGCGATGCTGATGGCCGGCCATAGCTTCGGCCGCGAGCTGGCCGTCGCCGACCGGATCGTCGTCCTCGCCGCGGGCGCGATCGCCCTCGACACGCCGCGCGGCGCGCTCGACGCCGACGAGATCGCGCGCCTCTACCGGCAGCACGCGGAGGAGGGCGCGTGA
- a CDS encoding heme exporter protein CcmB — translation MSFARRAWVVLWKDLLVERRSKETLNGLAFFALLLLFVFQFTLGADRERLAATLPGLLWLGFVLAGLLGLGRTFVLERENDCWDALLLAPGDKSAIYAGKLAGNVLLMLAVEAMLLGLFTVFFNVDLTAALPALSVVVALGTLGLAAVGTLFAAMTAQVRARELLFPVLLLPVQVPVLLGSVKATEAILLGEPLSAVAHWLKLLAAADVVYVVAGLLTFDFLLES, via the coding sequence GTGAGCTTCGCCAGGCGCGCGTGGGTGGTCCTCTGGAAGGATCTGCTCGTCGAGCGCCGCTCGAAGGAGACGCTCAACGGGCTCGCCTTCTTCGCGCTCCTGCTGCTCTTCGTGTTCCAGTTCACCCTCGGGGCCGACCGCGAGCGGCTCGCCGCGACGCTCCCCGGCCTCCTCTGGCTGGGCTTCGTCCTCGCCGGGCTCCTCGGGCTCGGGCGCACGTTCGTGCTCGAGCGCGAGAACGATTGCTGGGACGCGCTGCTCCTCGCCCCCGGCGACAAGTCGGCGATCTACGCCGGGAAGCTCGCGGGTAACGTGCTCCTGATGCTTGCCGTCGAGGCGATGCTGCTCGGCCTCTTCACCGTCTTCTTCAACGTGGACCTCACGGCGGCGCTGCCCGCGCTGTCCGTCGTCGTAGCGCTCGGCACGCTCGGGCTCGCCGCCGTCGGCACGCTCTTCGCGGCGATGACCGCGCAGGTGCGCGCGCGCGAGCTGCTCTTCCCCGTGCTGCTGCTGCCCGTCCAGGTGCCCGTCCTGCTCGGCTCGGTCAAGGCCACCGAGGCCATCCTCCTCGGCGAGCCCCTGTCCGCCGTCGCCCACTGGCTCAAGCTCCTCGCCGCGGCCGACGTCGTGTACGTCGTGGCGGGGCTGCTCACGTTCGACTTCCTGCTCGAGTCATGA
- the ccmC gene encoding heme ABC transporter permease CcmC: protein MTTALGWLAAAGILAGLVMGFAVAPREATQGNVQRIMYLHVPSVWVAYVAFAVVFAASIVYLARRSAAADRVAHASAELGVLFTGLTIATGSIWGKPTWGTWWTWDARLTSVAILFVMYVGYLLLRGTLEEPERAARSAAVLGIVAALNIPLVHFSVYWWRTLHQPPSLMKPGGSSMPRAIVAALLVNFAAFSLLYLYFLARRVRVLRLEAEAAA, encoded by the coding sequence ATGACCACGGCGCTCGGGTGGCTCGCCGCGGCGGGAATCCTCGCGGGTCTCGTGATGGGCTTCGCCGTCGCGCCGCGCGAGGCGACGCAGGGCAACGTGCAGCGCATCATGTACCTGCACGTGCCGAGCGTCTGGGTCGCCTACGTCGCGTTCGCCGTCGTGTTCGCGGCCTCGATCGTATACCTGGCCCGGCGCTCGGCCGCCGCCGACCGCGTCGCGCACGCCTCGGCCGAGCTCGGCGTCCTCTTCACGGGCCTCACGATCGCGACGGGCTCGATCTGGGGCAAGCCGACGTGGGGCACCTGGTGGACGTGGGACGCGCGCCTCACGAGCGTGGCGATCCTGTTCGTGATGTACGTCGGCTATCTCCTGCTCCGCGGCACGCTCGAGGAGCCCGAGCGCGCCGCGCGCTCGGCCGCCGTCCTCGGCATCGTCGCGGCGCTCAACATCCCGCTCGTCCACTTCTCGGTCTACTGGTGGCGCACGCTGCACCAGCCGCCGTCGCTGATGAAGCCCGGCGGGAGCAGCATGCCGCGGGCGATCGTCGCCGCGCTCCTCGTGAACTTCGCGGCGTTCTCGCTCCTCTACCTCTACTTCCTCGCCAGGCGTGTGCGCGTGCTCCGGCTCGAGGCGGAGGCGGCGGCCTGA
- a CDS encoding cytochrome c maturation protein CcmE, protein MTRKAKFVAGGAVIAAALGYMIYAGVTQSAVYFVTPSELVAAPVVGKAYRLGGMVEAGSLRWEPRALDLSFTLGDGKATVPVRHKGTPPDLFGEGRGAVVEGSWTADGYFRASLILAKHSEEYKAPHDGDGTKYQELMRTLKGAER, encoded by the coding sequence ATGACCCGGAAGGCGAAATTCGTCGCCGGCGGCGCGGTCATCGCCGCGGCGCTCGGGTACATGATCTACGCCGGCGTGACCCAGTCGGCGGTCTACTTCGTCACGCCGAGCGAGCTCGTCGCGGCGCCCGTCGTCGGCAAGGCCTACCGGCTCGGCGGGATGGTTGAGGCCGGCTCGCTCAGGTGGGAGCCGCGGGCGCTCGACCTCTCCTTCACCCTCGGCGACGGCAAGGCGACGGTGCCCGTGCGCCACAAGGGCACGCCCCCCGACCTGTTCGGCGAGGGCCGCGGCGCCGTCGTCGAGGGAAGCTGGACCGCCGACGGCTACTTCAGGGCGAGCCTCATCCTCGCCAAGCACTCCGAAGAGTACAAGGCGCCTCACGACGGCGACGGGACGAAGTACCAGGAGCTGATGCGGACCCTCAAGGGGGCGGAGCGGTGA
- a CDS encoding heme lyase CcmF/NrfE family subunit yields MIPELGSAAAIVALALALWGAAAAAAGAGTGRPALVLSAQHAALGVFVLVTACFALLSYAFLAFDFSVRYVAMNTNLGTPFYYRITGVWGALEGSIILWTWLLALYTLVVILRHRESARELYPWVLAVMLSVMAFFLLVITVAAPPFARLTPAPADGRGLNPLLEDTGMITHPVALYLGFTGVTVPFAFALAALITGRVGDTWITLTRRWTIVAWYFLSLGLLIGGWWSYHVLGWGGYWAWDPVENAAFMPWLTATAFLHSVMVQERRRMLKLWNLALVILTFGLTLFGTFLTRSGVIASVHAFTQGTIGAFFLGFLALVLLTALGLLAWRWDALGAQGELDSVVSRESAFLLNNVLLVAAAFTVFFGTVFPLLAEAVRGVKVSVGAPFFNQVNVPLFLALIFLMGVGPLIAWRRASPDNLRRNFLWPVAAGVAAAAFFWALGVRSALAVLTLTLTVFVAATIAVDFSRATRARLRTGERLLPAMGGLLRRHNRRYGGFVVHLGVLLVTLGVTGSQAWSVQTETTLRRGEHAELAGYRVRFDGLSASEESNHFKVAGAFTVSNGRVLGVLRPAKKFYPQEQSPIAGVDYRLGLREDVYLVLGDFARDGSHATVKLQVNRLVSWIWIGGGVLTLGAGLAILPERKKPA; encoded by the coding sequence GTGATCCCCGAGCTCGGCAGCGCGGCGGCGATCGTCGCGCTCGCCCTGGCGCTCTGGGGCGCCGCGGCCGCCGCCGCGGGCGCCGGCACCGGGCGGCCCGCGCTCGTGCTCTCGGCGCAGCACGCGGCGCTCGGCGTCTTCGTCCTCGTGACGGCGTGCTTCGCGCTCCTGAGCTACGCCTTCCTCGCCTTCGACTTCTCGGTGCGCTACGTCGCCATGAACACGAACCTCGGCACGCCGTTCTACTACCGGATCACGGGCGTGTGGGGAGCGCTCGAGGGCTCGATCATCCTGTGGACCTGGCTGCTCGCGCTCTACACGCTCGTCGTGATCCTCCGCCACCGCGAGAGCGCGCGCGAGCTCTATCCCTGGGTCCTCGCGGTGATGCTCTCGGTCATGGCCTTCTTCCTCCTCGTCATCACGGTGGCCGCGCCGCCCTTCGCGCGCCTCACCCCGGCGCCCGCCGACGGCCGCGGCCTCAACCCGCTGCTCGAGGACACGGGCATGATCACCCACCCCGTGGCGCTCTACCTGGGCTTCACGGGCGTGACGGTGCCGTTCGCCTTCGCGCTGGCCGCGCTCATCACCGGACGCGTCGGCGACACGTGGATCACGCTGACCCGGCGCTGGACCATCGTCGCGTGGTACTTCCTCTCGCTCGGGCTCCTCATCGGCGGCTGGTGGAGCTATCACGTCCTCGGCTGGGGCGGGTACTGGGCCTGGGATCCGGTGGAGAACGCCGCCTTCATGCCGTGGCTCACCGCGACCGCGTTCCTGCACTCGGTGATGGTCCAGGAGCGCCGGCGGATGCTGAAGCTCTGGAACCTCGCGCTCGTGATCCTCACGTTCGGGCTCACCCTCTTCGGCACGTTCCTCACGCGCTCGGGCGTGATCGCCTCGGTCCACGCGTTCACCCAGGGCACGATCGGCGCCTTCTTCCTCGGCTTCCTGGCGCTCGTCCTGCTCACCGCGCTCGGCCTCCTCGCGTGGCGCTGGGACGCGCTCGGCGCGCAGGGCGAGCTCGACTCGGTCGTCTCGCGCGAGTCGGCGTTCCTCCTGAACAACGTGCTGCTCGTCGCGGCCGCGTTCACCGTCTTCTTCGGCACCGTGTTTCCGCTCCTCGCCGAGGCGGTACGCGGCGTGAAGGTCTCGGTCGGCGCCCCGTTCTTCAACCAGGTCAACGTGCCGCTCTTCCTCGCGCTCATCTTCCTCATGGGCGTCGGGCCGCTCATCGCCTGGCGGCGCGCCTCGCCCGACAACCTGCGGCGGAACTTCCTCTGGCCCGTCGCGGCGGGCGTCGCGGCGGCCGCGTTCTTCTGGGCGCTCGGCGTACGGTCGGCGCTCGCCGTGCTGACCCTGACGCTCACCGTCTTCGTCGCCGCCACGATCGCCGTGGACTTCTCCCGCGCCACGCGCGCGCGCCTCCGCACGGGCGAGCGGCTCCTGCCGGCGATGGGCGGGCTCCTGCGCCGGCACAACCGCCGGTACGGCGGCTTCGTCGTCCACCTCGGCGTCCTGCTCGTCACGCTGGGCGTGACCGGCTCGCAGGCGTGGTCCGTGCAGACCGAGACGACGCTCCGGCGCGGCGAGCACGCCGAGCTTGCGGGCTACCGCGTGCGCTTCGACGGGCTCAGCGCCAGCGAGGAGTCGAACCACTTCAAGGTGGCGGGCGCGTTCACGGTCTCGAACGGGCGCGTGCTGGGCGTCCTGCGGCCCGCGAAGAAGTTCTACCCCCAGGAGCAGTCGCCGATCGCCGGCGTGGATTACCGTCTCGGGCTCCGCGAGGACGTCTACCTCGTCCTCGGCGATTTCGCGCGGGACGGCTCGCACGCGACGGTGAAGCTCCAGGTCAATCGCCTCGTCAGCTGGATCTGGATCGGCGGCGGCGTGCTCACGCTGGGGGCCGGGCTCGCGATCCTCCCGGAGCGGAAGAAGCCGGCGTGA
- a CDS encoding TlpA disulfide reductase family protein: MRWLIPLSAVPVLALLAYGFRVNPREAPSPLVGRPAAVFALQTFEGAPLALEAQRGKVVVLNFWASWCYPACYEEAPVLERNWRAYRDRGVVVIGVDIQDTPEAARKFVRDFSLSFPNARDTTGRVSVDYGVYGVPETFFIDRRGRIRAKHVGGVTDETFRTNVETLLAEPTG, from the coding sequence CTGCGCTGGCTGATTCCGCTCTCCGCGGTGCCCGTCCTCGCCCTGCTCGCGTACGGCTTCCGCGTGAACCCGCGCGAGGCTCCGTCGCCGCTCGTCGGCCGGCCGGCGGCCGTCTTCGCGCTCCAGACCTTCGAGGGCGCGCCGCTCGCGCTCGAGGCCCAGCGCGGCAAGGTCGTCGTCCTCAACTTCTGGGCGTCGTGGTGCTACCCCGCGTGCTACGAGGAGGCGCCGGTGCTCGAGAGGAACTGGCGCGCCTATCGTGACCGCGGCGTCGTCGTGATCGGCGTGGACATCCAGGACACGCCCGAGGCGGCGCGGAAGTTCGTGCGCGACTTCAGCCTGAGCTTCCCCAACGCCCGCGACACGACCGGCCGGGTCTCGGTCGACTACGGCGTCTACGGCGTGCCGGAGACTTTCTTCATCGACCGGCGCGGCCGGATCCGCGCGAAGCACGTGGGCGGCGTCACCGACGAGACCTTCCGCACGAACGTCGAGACGCTCCTGGCGGAGCCGACGGGATGA
- a CDS encoding cytochrome c-type biogenesis protein CcmH: MSARGAALGLALALAVAVAVAAGAAAQAPTRRVTEQQVHDVAAQLRCVVCQTLSVADSPSEMASQMRAIVRERLEAGEPPERVVQFFVDRYGEWILLAPPRRGFTLLVWAAPVVAVAAGLLLAAVLLARWTRRRRAAPAAPPVVDPAMRERIRRELESGP; this comes from the coding sequence ATGAGCGCACGGGGAGCGGCGCTCGGGCTCGCGCTCGCCCTCGCCGTCGCCGTCGCCGTCGCCGCCGGCGCGGCGGCGCAGGCGCCGACGCGCCGGGTCACCGAGCAGCAGGTCCACGACGTGGCGGCGCAGCTCCGCTGCGTCGTCTGCCAGACCCTCTCGGTGGCCGACTCGCCCTCGGAGATGGCGAGCCAGATGCGCGCGATCGTCCGCGAGCGCCTCGAGGCGGGCGAGCCACCGGAGCGGGTCGTCCAGTTCTTCGTCGACCGCTACGGCGAGTGGATCCTCCTCGCGCCGCCGCGGCGCGGGTTCACGCTGCTCGTGTGGGCGGCGCCCGTGGTCGCCGTCGCCGCCGGCCTCCTGCTGGCAGCGGTGCTCCTCGCGCGCTGGACGCGCAGGCGGCGGGCGGCGCCGGCGGCGCCCCCCGTCGTGGACCCAGCGATGCGGGAGCGGATCCGCCGCGAGCTCGAGTCCGGGCCGTGA
- a CDS encoding tetratricopeptide repeat protein, with protein sequence MTATLVAIVAIGLPAVAFTLWPLVGRRGRTRGLLPLPPDRRQELLEEKRAALAALRELGFEHESGHIGDDDYAGLRARYESEAARVLTELDRLGPGEPARPPVHADGPARRSAWRRPAALGAAGVLLLAFGIVLGAGIARHTEPDQAVSVAMPGSRPLATLGPEPSPGPGAPGGGAARGLTPEMLQGMLSAARQSLFAGRYGEAIAAYQAILKRDPKNVDAMTHLGLIVAIGGHADTALETFDKALAIDPSYPPALLYRGQVLYEAKKDTAGAIKAWEKFLAVSPPGEDRERGARLIQDARAKR encoded by the coding sequence GTGACGGCGACGCTCGTCGCGATCGTCGCGATCGGCCTGCCGGCGGTGGCCTTCACGCTCTGGCCGCTCGTCGGCCGGCGCGGGCGGACGCGCGGGCTCCTGCCGCTGCCGCCGGACCGCCGCCAGGAGCTCCTGGAGGAGAAGCGCGCCGCGCTCGCGGCGCTGCGCGAGCTCGGCTTCGAGCACGAGTCGGGGCACATCGGGGACGACGACTACGCCGGGCTGCGCGCGCGGTACGAGAGCGAGGCGGCCCGCGTCCTCACCGAGCTCGACCGTCTCGGGCCCGGCGAGCCGGCCCGGCCTCCCGTTCACGCGGACGGGCCCGCCCGGCGCTCGGCGTGGCGCCGTCCCGCCGCCCTCGGCGCGGCGGGCGTCCTGCTGCTGGCGTTCGGGATCGTGCTCGGCGCGGGCATCGCGCGCCACACCGAGCCCGACCAGGCGGTGAGCGTCGCCATGCCGGGCTCGCGCCCGCTCGCCACGCTCGGACCCGAGCCGAGCCCCGGCCCGGGCGCGCCCGGCGGGGGCGCGGCGCGCGGGCTGACGCCCGAGATGCTGCAGGGCATGCTGAGCGCGGCGCGCCAGAGCCTCTTCGCCGGACGCTACGGGGAGGCGATCGCCGCGTACCAGGCGATCCTCAAGCGCGACCCGAAGAACGTGGACGCGATGACCCACCTCGGGCTGATCGTCGCGATCGGCGGCCACGCGGACACCGCGCTCGAGACGTTCGACAAGGCGCTCGCGATCGATCCGAGCTACCCGCCCGCGCTGCTCTACCGCGGCCAGGTGCTCTACGAGGCCAAGAAGGACACGGCCGGCGCCATCAAGGCGTGGGAGAAGTTCCTCGCGGTCTCCCCGCCCGGCGAGGATCGCGAGCGCGGCGCCAGGCTGATCCAGGACGCCCGAGCCAAGCGCTGA
- a CDS encoding metal-dependent transcriptional regulator gives MRTSSSVRGKRGAPGTTASVQDYLAAIYDLASSGRPVIGARLAKHMAVSAPAVTESVQRLTRAGYVRVGRGKELTLTTKGRQIAEVMARRHRLLERWLTDTLGLNWTDAHEEAHRLEHALSPRVEDRLAELLGMPSTCPHGNPIPGMAKPTRVEPFPLAQAREGTTVVVERITEEAEADKKLLEHLWKHDVRPGRRLKITEVALPAETITAASDGQTITLGLRAAAKIWVYVPTA, from the coding sequence ATGCGGACATCGTCGAGCGTACGAGGCAAGCGCGGCGCGCCGGGCACCACGGCCTCGGTCCAGGATTACCTCGCGGCGATCTACGACCTGGCGTCGAGCGGCCGGCCCGTGATCGGCGCGCGACTCGCGAAGCACATGGCCGTGTCCGCCCCCGCGGTGACCGAATCGGTCCAGCGCCTCACGCGGGCCGGCTACGTCCGCGTCGGCCGTGGCAAGGAGCTCACGCTCACGACGAAGGGCCGGCAGATCGCCGAGGTGATGGCGCGCCGCCACCGCCTCCTCGAGCGCTGGCTCACCGACACGCTCGGGCTCAACTGGACGGATGCCCACGAGGAGGCGCACCGGCTCGAGCACGCGCTCTCCCCGCGCGTCGAGGACCGTCTGGCGGAGCTCCTCGGCATGCCGTCGACGTGCCCGCACGGCAACCCGATCCCGGGCATGGCGAAGCCGACGCGCGTCGAGCCGTTCCCGCTCGCCCAGGCGCGCGAGGGGACGACGGTCGTCGTCGAACGGATCACCGAGGAGGCGGAGGCGGACAAGAAACTCCTCGAGCACCTCTGGAAGCACGACGTGCGTCCGGGCCGCCGGCTCAAGATCACCGAGGTGGCGCTGCCGGCGGAGACGATCACGGCCGCGAGCGACGGCCAGACGATCACGCTGGGGTTGCGCGCGGCCGCGAAGATCTGGGTGTACGTGCCGACCGCATGA
- the ligA gene encoding NAD-dependent DNA ligase LigA has product MTRAEAAQRIAELRERIHHHDYLYYVEARPEVSDAEYDRLMRELRELEAAFPDLVTDDSPTQRVAGVPTDVFKPVEHQLAMLSLDNATDPEDLREFEARLQRALPGTRFAYVCEPKIDGLGVALLYERGRFVRGATRGDGRVGEDVTPNLKTIRSIPMVLRGALAEVDRLEVRGEVFMPRAEFAKLNRALEEAGESTFANPRNAAAGAVRQKDPAVTARRPLDIFLYHVSRADALGFQTYRDTLEAMRAAGLKTNPRAERRETLDEVIEYCARLERDRDALGYDADGVVVKVDALDHQRRLGSTTHHPRWAIAFKFAARQATTVVEAIEVGVGKTGILTPVAKLQPVELAGVVIRNVSLHNEDEIRKKDVRVGDTVLIERAGDVIPYVVQVVTAKRPPGAAPYAFPTRCPKCGGVAFRPEGEAYWRCMNSACPAQLKERLRHFGSRRAMDIEHLGERVVEQLVEKGLVSDFADLYTLTVAEVSELERQGEKSAENLIRAIAASRDQGLARLLNALGIRLVGERVAQLLAARFGSLERIAAAEEAELAEVHGIGETIAGSVRAFFEDPTNRELIKTLKERGVVTDAPQAPAGPKPLAGKTFVLTGTLAALSREAARELIEQRGGQVKGSVSKKIDYVVVGEVPGNKADDARRLGVTVLDERQFLDLVSRQ; this is encoded by the coding sequence ATGACACGGGCCGAGGCGGCGCAGCGGATCGCCGAGCTGCGCGAGCGGATCCACCACCACGACTACCTCTACTACGTCGAGGCGCGTCCGGAGGTCTCCGACGCCGAATACGACCGGCTCATGCGGGAGCTCCGCGAGCTGGAGGCGGCATTCCCCGACCTCGTCACCGACGACAGCCCGACCCAGCGCGTCGCGGGCGTGCCGACGGACGTGTTCAAGCCGGTGGAGCACCAGCTCGCGATGCTCTCGCTCGACAACGCGACCGACCCCGAGGACCTCCGCGAGTTCGAGGCGCGCCTGCAGCGCGCGCTGCCGGGCACGCGCTTCGCGTACGTGTGCGAGCCGAAGATCGACGGGCTCGGCGTCGCGCTGCTCTACGAGCGCGGTCGCTTCGTGCGCGGCGCCACCCGCGGCGACGGGCGCGTCGGCGAGGACGTCACGCCGAACCTCAAGACGATCCGCAGCATCCCGATGGTGCTCCGCGGCGCGCTCGCGGAGGTGGACCGGCTCGAGGTCCGCGGCGAGGTCTTCATGCCACGCGCCGAGTTCGCGAAGCTGAACCGGGCGCTGGAGGAGGCCGGCGAGTCGACCTTCGCGAACCCGCGCAACGCCGCGGCGGGCGCGGTCCGCCAGAAGGACCCCGCGGTCACCGCGCGGCGCCCGCTCGACATCTTCCTCTATCACGTGAGCCGCGCCGACGCGCTGGGCTTCCAGACGTACCGGGACACGCTCGAGGCGATGCGCGCCGCCGGGCTCAAGACGAACCCGCGCGCCGAGCGGCGGGAGACCCTCGACGAGGTGATCGAGTACTGCGCCCGGCTCGAGCGGGACCGCGACGCGCTCGGGTACGACGCCGACGGCGTCGTGGTCAAGGTGGACGCGCTCGACCACCAGCGCCGGCTGGGCTCGACCACACACCACCCGCGCTGGGCGATCGCGTTCAAGTTCGCGGCCCGGCAGGCCACGACGGTGGTCGAGGCGATCGAGGTCGGCGTGGGCAAGACCGGCATCCTGACGCCCGTCGCCAAGCTCCAGCCCGTCGAGCTCGCCGGCGTCGTGATCAGGAACGTCAGCCTCCACAACGAGGACGAGATCCGGAAGAAGGACGTCCGCGTCGGCGACACGGTCCTGATCGAGCGCGCCGGCGACGTGATCCCCTACGTCGTCCAGGTGGTGACCGCCAAGCGCCCCCCGGGCGCCGCGCCGTACGCGTTCCCGACGCGGTGCCCGAAGTGCGGCGGGGTCGCCTTCCGCCCCGAGGGCGAGGCGTACTGGCGCTGCATGAACAGCGCCTGCCCGGCGCAGCTGAAGGAGCGCCTCCGCCACTTCGGCTCCCGCCGGGCGATGGACATCGAGCACCTCGGCGAGCGGGTCGTCGAGCAGCTGGTGGAGAAAGGACTGGTGAGCGACTTCGCCGACCTCTACACTCTCACCGTCGCCGAGGTCAGCGAGCTCGAGCGCCAGGGCGAGAAGTCGGCCGAGAACCTGATCCGGGCGATCGCCGCGTCCCGCGACCAGGGCCTCGCACGGCTCCTGAACGCGCTCGGCATCCGCCTGGTCGGCGAGCGGGTCGCGCAGCTCCTCGCGGCGCGCTTCGGCAGCCTCGAGCGGATCGCGGCGGCGGAGGAGGCGGAGCTCGCCGAGGTCCACGGGATCGGCGAGACGATCGCGGGATCGGTCCGCGCGTTCTTCGAGGACCCGACGAACCGCGAGCTGATCAAGACGCTGAAGGAGCGCGGCGTCGTGACGGACGCGCCCCAGGCGCCGGCAGGACCGAAGCCGCTCGCCGGCAAGACCTTCGTCCTCACCGGCACGCTCGCGGCGCTCAGCCGGGAGGCCGCGCGCGAGCTGATCGAGCAGCGCGGCGGTCAGGTGAAGGGCTCGGTGTCGAAGAAGATCGATTACGTCGTCGTCGGGGAGGTGCCCGGGAACAAGGCCGACGACGCCCGGCGTCTGGGGGTGACGGTGCTCGACGAGCGGCAGTTCCTCGACCTGGTGAGTCGACAATGA
- a CDS encoding galactose oxidase: MGCFGRTVDSSAPLDIRSPGKWTAVAPMPTARQEVAAAALGGRLFVIGGFGGGAEAVGTVEVYDPAADRWEARAPLPAPTHHAAAAVLDGRLFVAGGYTGRASWTALSTVYEYDEARNSWSTRAPLRAPRGGLALVALAGRLHAVGGSGDKVTGAHDIYDPATDRWSEAPPLPTPRDHLAAVVFQGRLWAIGGRESFVGTQHAAVEIYDPATGGWSTGVPLPTRRGGLAAAVVGDRIFVFGGEAPLRIFSANEMFEIAGSRWIGKDAMRTPRHGMGAATIGGRIYVAGGATAPGFARTDVTEAYAP, translated from the coding sequence ATGGGTTGCTTCGGCCGGACCGTCGACTCGTCGGCGCCGCTCGACATCCGGAGCCCGGGCAAGTGGACCGCGGTCGCGCCGATGCCCACGGCTCGGCAGGAGGTCGCGGCGGCGGCGCTCGGCGGGCGCCTCTTCGTGATCGGCGGCTTCGGCGGGGGTGCGGAGGCGGTCGGGACCGTCGAGGTCTACGACCCCGCCGCCGACCGCTGGGAGGCGCGTGCGCCCCTGCCCGCGCCGACGCATCACGCGGCCGCGGCCGTCCTCGACGGGCGCCTCTTCGTCGCCGGCGGGTACACGGGCCGCGCGAGCTGGACCGCGCTCAGCACCGTCTACGAGTACGACGAGGCGCGTAACTCCTGGTCCACGCGCGCGCCCCTGCGGGCGCCGCGCGGCGGGCTCGCGCTCGTCGCCCTCGCGGGCAGGCTCCACGCGGTCGGCGGGAGCGGCGACAAGGTGACCGGCGCGCACGACATCTACGACCCGGCGACCGACCGCTGGTCGGAGGCGCCGCCGCTGCCGACGCCGCGCGACCACCTCGCGGCGGTGGTGTTCCAGGGACGCCTCTGGGCCATCGGCGGGCGCGAGTCCTTCGTCGGCACGCAGCACGCGGCGGTCGAGATCTACGACCCCGCGACGGGCGGCTGGTCCACCGGCGTCCCGCTCCCCACCAGGCGCGGCGGCCTGGCCGCCGCCGTCGTCGGCGACCGGATCTTCGTCTTCGGCGGCGAGGCGCCGCTCCGCATCTTCAGCGCCAACGAGATGTTCGAGATCGCGGGCAGCCGGTGGATCGGCAAGGACGCGATGCGGACGCCGCGCCACGGCATGGGCGCGGCCACGATCGGCGGCCGGATCTACGTCGCGGGCGGCGCGACGGCGCCCGGCTTCGCGCGGACGGACGTGACCGAGGCGTACGCGCCGTGA